A DNA window from Tenuifilaceae bacterium CYCD contains the following coding sequences:
- the rplQ gene encoding 50S ribosomal protein L17 — protein MRHNKKFNHLGRKSAHRKAMLANMASSLIMHKRISTTVAKAKALRMYVEPLITKSKNDTTHSRRTVFSYLKDKYAVAELFREVAAKVATRPGGYTRILKTGTRLGDNADMCIIELVDFNTTYVKEDAKPAAKKTRRAGGGKAKKEEVKSEAPKAVTDAPEANAETKTDE, from the coding sequence ATGAGACATAATAAAAAGTTTAATCACTTAGGAAGGAAAAGCGCTCACCGTAAAGCAATGCTAGCTAACATGGCTTCGAGTTTAATTATGCACAAGCGTATTTCAACTACTGTAGCTAAGGCTAAAGCTTTAAGAATGTACGTAGAGCCTTTAATCACTAAAAGTAAGAATGATACAACCCATTCACGTCGTACCGTATTTAGCTATTTAAAGGATAAGTATGCAGTAGCAGAATTATTCCGCGAAGTAGCTGCTAAGGTTGCAACCCGTCCTGGTGGATACACCCGTATCCTAAAGACTGGTACACGTTTAGGCGATAACGCTGATATGTGTATTATTGAATTGGTTGACTTCAACACAACCTATGTGAAAGAAGATGCAAAACCTGCTGCTAAGAAAACTCGTAGAGCTGGCGGCGGAAAGGCTAAAAAGGAAGAGGTTAAATCGGAGGCTCCTAAGGCTGTTACCGATGCTCCTGAAGCTAATGCTGAAACAAAAACTGATGAATAA